In one window of Chryseobacterium phocaeense DNA:
- a CDS encoding choice-of-anchor L domain-containing protein, translated as MLNRRIGSLFLVLFFALVGSFVFAQKIDRSKIPAKKGSPASMKAGAFIDVNTPGYPESNYSITQLVKEVLISGGTCSTANVSNVNVSPNLAVTDANRSWGFFNKGTTAFPFAKGIVLTTGHARKAGNSLEASLSDALPTMGDMDLATALGVPFASLRDATYIEFDFVPSSTEISFRYLFASKEYDTDHQFACTISDGFALLLKKVGDPTYTNLAVLPGTSTPVSVTNIHPLVPGGSGCAAANEAYFAGINNPMIQTNFDGRTVPLTAKATVIPGQTYHFKMVLADYTDPNFDSGVFLEAGSFDIGVKILDPAGVQLPPSVNMCDNTPQTFTASVQAPNVTYQWFLNNNPIAGQTGATYTATQPGVYSVQVFIPGNSCPGTASITVVGGTSPVVQNATLTACYAAGNTTFNLPSAQTSISTTPGATFAYYVNQADAIAGNGNTIPTPATYSSPGAQTVYVLVKTGFCSKIAELQLVKAPQITPSVATPPILTCTSSQATLDASASVYPAGSVFNWTTTGGNIVSGGTTLNPVINAPGTYTLTISNTFQPGNVLCTGVTNVTVTGDSAPPVTGLTASKIQICNGESVTLTASGGTTYNWGAPLTGTGNTQTVSPATTTTYTVTAVGANGCISQNPATITIEVSQPITVQDAVLHKCYAPGLTYDLTTAQSQITTAGAGVTFTYYVNLADAQAGNANFIVTPTAYAPPGNQTIYVLVKNGGCHYVVSLQLLRTAETTLTIAAPQEITCTNPQTTLNASASVVPAGSTIVWTAAGGGNIVSGANTLTPVVNAGGTYTLTVTNVSQPGNLSCTYTATVTVTQNTTLPVAAVVSSQPRICVGESVTLTASGGATYNWTGLPGNGNTQVVSPTVTTVYEVFAVGANGCISATPATVTVVVGPPIAGVAASRSKICVGESVTLTATGGITYNWVGLPGNGNTQVVTPTATTIYEVFALGGNGCSSLVSAKVTIEVVPAIVSTLQDVNVCAGDTGILDAGAGTDYTYLWSTGATTQTISTNVPGTYTVTISNGVCSKTFSAKLINPELPQFTNIVYENHVLTLTASNPTSGILEFSIDGGLTWQTSNIFTNILDNANYHIMVRVKDAKCSTSLDFFTFVVRNAITPNMDGVNDTIDFSGIRGYNQFAASIFDRYGAEVFRASKTDAVWKGSIKGMNVPTGTYWYKVQWENPASKKLEQRSGWILLKNRN; from the coding sequence ATGTTAAATAGGAGGATTGGAAGTTTATTTTTGGTGTTATTTTTTGCATTGGTGGGAAGTTTTGTTTTTGCTCAGAAGATAGACAGATCTAAAATTCCTGCAAAAAAAGGCAGCCCCGCATCTATGAAGGCAGGTGCCTTTATTGATGTGAATACGCCCGGATACCCTGAATCCAATTACAGTATTACACAGCTTGTAAAAGAAGTATTGATATCCGGAGGAACCTGTTCCACTGCCAATGTAAGCAACGTCAATGTTTCTCCTAATTTAGCTGTAACCGATGCCAACAGAAGCTGGGGGTTTTTCAATAAAGGAACCACAGCTTTTCCTTTTGCAAAGGGTATTGTTCTTACGACAGGGCATGCCAGAAAAGCAGGAAACAGTCTCGAGGCCTCATTGAGTGACGCTCTTCCTACCATGGGGGATATGGACCTCGCGACTGCTTTAGGGGTTCCTTTTGCTTCGCTGAGAGACGCAACCTATATAGAGTTCGATTTTGTTCCCAGTTCTACAGAAATTTCATTCAGATATTTGTTCGCATCTAAAGAATATGATACAGACCATCAGTTTGCATGTACCATATCTGACGGATTTGCTTTGCTTTTAAAGAAAGTAGGAGACCCTACCTATACCAATCTTGCCGTACTTCCCGGAACTTCAACTCCGGTAAGTGTAACCAATATCCACCCGTTAGTTCCCGGAGGTTCCGGATGTGCTGCTGCCAATGAAGCATATTTTGCAGGAATCAATAATCCAATGATACAGACTAATTTTGACGGCCGCACAGTTCCACTCACTGCAAAAGCAACGGTAATCCCGGGTCAGACCTATCATTTTAAAATGGTTCTGGCAGATTACACAGACCCGAATTTTGATTCCGGTGTTTTCCTTGAAGCAGGTTCTTTTGATATTGGGGTAAAAATCCTTGACCCTGCCGGAGTGCAGCTCCCACCTTCCGTCAATATGTGTGATAATACACCACAGACATTTACGGCTTCGGTACAGGCTCCAAATGTTACGTACCAGTGGTTTTTAAATAACAATCCTATTGCGGGACAGACCGGAGCTACCTATACGGCTACCCAGCCGGGTGTGTACAGTGTTCAGGTATTTATCCCGGGAAACAGCTGTCCGGGAACGGCCAGTATCACAGTGGTAGGAGGAACTTCTCCCGTGGTACAGAATGCCACCCTCACAGCCTGCTATGCAGCCGGGAATACCACCTTTAACTTACCCTCGGCACAGACTTCCATAAGCACCACTCCAGGTGCAACATTTGCATATTACGTCAATCAGGCCGATGCCATTGCCGGAAATGGAAATACAATTCCCACTCCCGCTACTTACTCCAGTCCGGGTGCTCAAACCGTATATGTTCTGGTTAAGACAGGATTCTGCTCTAAAATAGCAGAACTGCAGCTGGTAAAAGCACCTCAGATTACACCATCTGTTGCCACTCCACCAATATTGACCTGTACAAGTTCGCAGGCAACGTTAGATGCTTCAGCGTCTGTTTATCCGGCGGGATCTGTTTTTAACTGGACCACCACAGGAGGAAACATTGTATCAGGAGGAACTACATTAAATCCCGTAATTAATGCTCCCGGAACCTATACTTTAACCATCTCCAATACTTTCCAGCCGGGGAATGTACTCTGTACCGGCGTTACCAACGTAACAGTAACAGGAGATAGTGCTCCACCTGTTACAGGGCTGACAGCGAGTAAAATACAGATATGTAATGGCGAATCTGTTACCTTAACGGCTTCAGGAGGGACCACTTACAACTGGGGTGCACCACTTACCGGAACGGGAAATACACAGACTGTATCGCCTGCTACAACCACTACTTATACCGTGACGGCTGTAGGAGCCAACGGATGTATATCCCAAAACCCGGCAACCATTACGATTGAAGTTTCACAACCTATCACGGTACAGGATGCAGTATTGCATAAATGCTATGCTCCGGGACTTACCTATGATCTTACAACGGCTCAGAGCCAGATCACTACAGCAGGAGCAGGAGTAACCTTTACTTATTACGTTAATCTCGCTGACGCTCAGGCAGGAAATGCTAATTTTATTGTAACTCCTACTGCTTATGCGCCACCGGGAAATCAGACCATCTATGTTCTGGTGAAAAACGGAGGATGCCATTATGTGGTTTCCCTTCAGTTGCTGAGAACAGCTGAAACAACGCTTACCATAGCTGCACCGCAGGAAATTACCTGTACCAATCCTCAGACCACATTAAATGCTTCGGCGTCTGTAGTTCCTGCAGGATCTACCATTGTATGGACAGCAGCAGGAGGCGGAAATATTGTATCAGGGGCTAATACCCTTACTCCTGTTGTGAATGCGGGCGGAACATATACTCTTACTGTTACCAACGTATCCCAGCCGGGTAATTTGAGCTGTACATATACAGCTACTGTAACGGTAACTCAAAATACAACACTGCCGGTAGCGGCGGTGGTTTCCTCGCAGCCTAGGATCTGTGTGGGAGAATCAGTAACGCTTACCGCATCGGGAGGAGCTACTTATAACTGGACAGGGCTTCCAGGAAACGGAAATACCCAGGTAGTTTCCCCGACAGTTACTACCGTATATGAAGTGTTTGCTGTAGGAGCGAACGGATGTATTTCTGCAACTCCTGCCACGGTTACTGTTGTGGTAGGGCCGCCAATTGCAGGAGTCGCTGCATCAAGATCAAAAATCTGTGTGGGAGAATCCGTAACCCTTACCGCTACCGGAGGAATTACCTATAACTGGGTGGGGCTTCCAGGGAATGGAAATACACAAGTGGTTACGCCGACAGCTACTACCATATACGAAGTTTTTGCGCTTGGAGGTAACGGTTGTAGCTCACTGGTTTCTGCGAAAGTGACGATAGAGGTGGTTCCTGCTATTGTTTCTACATTACAGGATGTAAATGTCTGTGCCGGAGATACCGGAATTTTAGATGCCGGTGCGGGAACGGACTACACTTATCTGTGGAGCACGGGAGCGACTACTCAAACTATATCGACCAATGTTCCCGGAACTTATACGGTGACCATCAGTAACGGAGTGTGTTCCAAAACTTTTTCTGCCAAACTGATCAATCCGGAACTGCCGCAGTTTACGAATATAGTGTACGAAAACCATGTACTCACCCTTACAGCAAGCAATCCTACATCCGGAATACTAGAGTTTTCAATAGACGGAGGATTAACCTGGCAGACATCAAATATATTTACCAATATTCTTGATAATGCCAATTATCACATTATGGTAAGGGTAAAAGATGCAAAATGCAGCACGTCATTGGATTTCTTCACATTTGTTGTCAGAAATGCCATCACCCCTAATATGGATGGTGTAAATGATACCATAGACTTCTCCGGAATCAGAGGATACAATCAATTTGCAGCATCAATCTTTGACCGCTATGGAGCAGAGGTTTTCAGGGCCAGCAAAACAGATGCCGTCTGGAAAGGCTCAATAAAAGGAATGAATGTACCTACAGGGACTTACTGGTACAAGGTACAGTGGGAAAACCCGGCCAGCAAAAAGCTGGAGCAGCGTTCAGGCTGGATATTGTTAAAAAATAGAAACTAG